One window of Corynebacterium accolens genomic DNA carries:
- a CDS encoding helix-turn-helix transcriptional regulator, whose amino-acid sequence MANSQRAAAAHVAVKESRSTDGDTRRQVLLLLLKDGPVTASYLGERLGLSTAGIRRHLDILVEEELTEVVERRPASRSRMHSGAGRGRPAKHFRLTDRGRAQFGHAYDELASEALTALRSAGGSEAVKNFAKARFERIIADVRPFVDAEESVEEVARKLAETLDKHGYAATVDRAGQGVQICQHHCPVAHVAAEHPELCEAEQEVFSALLGKHVQPLASIADGHGICTTNIPLTPVKTNTERSES is encoded by the coding sequence ATGGCTAACTCACAGCGCGCGGCAGCGGCGCATGTGGCGGTGAAAGAATCACGGTCCACGGATGGTGATACCCGCCGCCAGGTACTGCTGCTATTGCTTAAGGACGGCCCTGTAACCGCCTCTTACCTGGGTGAGCGCCTTGGTCTTTCGACCGCCGGGATCCGCCGGCATTTAGACATTCTGGTGGAAGAAGAACTAACGGAAGTTGTCGAGCGCCGTCCAGCTTCTCGTTCGCGGATGCACTCCGGAGCGGGTCGTGGGCGACCGGCAAAACACTTCCGCCTGACGGATCGTGGGCGTGCGCAATTTGGCCACGCCTATGATGAATTGGCTTCTGAAGCGTTGACCGCGCTGCGCTCTGCGGGCGGTTCAGAGGCTGTGAAGAACTTCGCTAAGGCTCGTTTTGAGCGCATCATCGCCGATGTGCGTCCCTTCGTGGACGCGGAAGAATCGGTCGAGGAAGTAGCGCGCAAACTGGCTGAAACCCTGGATAAGCACGGGTACGCCGCAACCGTGGACCGTGCGGGCCAGGGCGTGCAAATCTGTCAACACCACTGCCCGGTTGCCCATGTGGCGGCCGAGCACCCTGAACTGTGCGAGGCAGAGCAGGAAGTCTTTTCCGCCCTCTTAGGCAAACACGTACAACCTTTGGCTTCTATCGCAGATGGCCACGGAATTTGTACCACGAATATCCCCTTGACACCTGTCAAAACTAATACTGAAAGGAGCGAGTCATGA
- the sufB gene encoding Fe-S cluster assembly protein SufB — MTQAQSAPDNKMTDDEIIDSIGAYEYGWHDSDSAGASAARGLNEDVVRDISAKKGEPEWMLNQRLKALNIFDKKPIPTWGADLSGIDFDQIKYYVKSTEEQAQTWDDLPDDIKATYDKLGIPEAEKQRLVAGVAAQYESEVVYHQIREDLESQGVIFVDTDTALRDYPELFKEHFGTVIPAGDNKFSALNSAVWSGGSFIYVPKGVHVDIPLQAYFRINTENMGQFERTLIIVDEDAYVHYVEGCTAPIYKSDSLHSAVVEIIVKKGGRCRYTTIQNWSSNVYNLVTKRTKVEEGGTMEWVDGNIGSKVTMKYPAVWMTGPHAKGEVLSVAFAGEGQFQDTGAKMTHMAPYTSSNIVSKSVARAGGRAAYRGLVQVNQNAHHSTSNVECDALLVDNISRSDTYPYNDIRNEYVTLGHEATVSQVSEEQLFYLMSRGIAEEEAMAMIVRGFVEPIAKELPMEYALELNRLIELQMEGSVG; from the coding sequence ATGACCCAGGCACAATCGGCACCTGATAACAAGATGACCGATGATGAGATCATCGATTCTATTGGTGCGTATGAGTACGGCTGGCACGACTCTGACTCGGCCGGCGCTTCTGCCGCCCGTGGCCTGAACGAGGACGTTGTCCGCGATATTTCCGCAAAGAAGGGCGAGCCCGAGTGGATGCTGAACCAGCGTCTCAAGGCCCTGAATATCTTTGATAAGAAGCCCATCCCTACCTGGGGCGCGGATCTCTCCGGCATCGACTTTGACCAGATCAAGTACTACGTCAAGTCCACCGAAGAGCAGGCGCAGACCTGGGACGATCTCCCGGATGATATTAAGGCCACCTACGATAAGCTGGGCATCCCTGAGGCAGAAAAGCAGCGTTTGGTTGCCGGCGTGGCCGCACAGTACGAGTCTGAGGTTGTCTACCACCAGATTCGCGAAGACCTGGAAAGCCAGGGCGTTATCTTCGTCGATACCGATACCGCGCTGCGCGATTACCCAGAGCTTTTTAAGGAACACTTCGGCACCGTTATTCCTGCCGGTGACAATAAGTTCTCCGCGCTTAACTCTGCAGTGTGGTCCGGCGGCTCCTTCATTTACGTCCCGAAGGGCGTGCACGTTGACATCCCGCTGCAGGCCTACTTCCGTATTAATACCGAGAACATGGGCCAGTTCGAGCGCACCCTTATCATCGTGGATGAAGATGCCTACGTTCACTACGTGGAAGGCTGCACCGCGCCCATCTACAAGTCGGACTCCCTGCACTCCGCAGTAGTTGAGATCATCGTGAAGAAGGGCGGCCGCTGCCGCTATACGACGATTCAGAACTGGTCCAGCAACGTCTACAACCTGGTGACCAAGCGCACCAAGGTGGAAGAGGGCGGCACCATGGAATGGGTCGATGGCAACATCGGCTCCAAGGTCACCATGAAGTACCCGGCCGTGTGGATGACCGGTCCGCACGCTAAGGGTGAGGTACTCTCCGTCGCCTTCGCTGGCGAGGGACAGTTCCAGGACACCGGTGCGAAGATGACGCACATGGCGCCCTACACCTCCTCCAATATCGTCTCCAAGTCCGTTGCCCGCGCCGGCGGCCGCGCTGCTTACCGCGGCTTGGTGCAGGTCAACCAGAATGCGCACCACTCCACGTCCAACGTGGAATGCGACGCCCTGCTCGTGGACAATATCTCGCGTTCGGACACATACCCGTATAACGACATCCGCAACGAGTACGTCACGTTGGGCCACGAGGCAACCGTGTCGCAGGTTTCTGAAGAGCAGCTGTTCTACCTCATGTCCCGCGGCATTGCGGAAGAAGAAGCAATGGCAATGATCGTGCGTGGCTTCGTTGAGCCGATTGCTAAGGAGCTGCCGATGGAGTACGCCCTCGAGCTCAACCGCCTCATCGAACTGCAAATGGAAGGATCGGTCGGCTAA
- the sufC gene encoding Fe-S cluster assembly ATPase SufC — MSTLEIKNLHAQVLPNEENGEPKEILKGVNLTINSGEIHAIMGPNGSGKSTLSYTIAGHPKYEVTEGEVLLDGENLLDMPVDERARAGLFLAMQYPTEVPGVKVSQFMRSAVTSIRGEAPKLREWNKELTEARENLKIDKSFISRSVNEGFSGGEKKRHEVMQLDILKPKFAVMDETDSGLDVDALRIVSDGINRYQDDTNGGILMITHYKRILNYVQPDFVHVFANGQVVKTGGAELADQLESDGYDQFLQ; from the coding sequence ATGTCTACTCTGGAAATTAAGAATCTCCACGCCCAGGTTCTGCCGAATGAAGAAAACGGCGAGCCCAAGGAAATCCTCAAGGGCGTCAACCTCACCATCAACTCCGGCGAGATCCACGCCATCATGGGCCCGAACGGCTCCGGCAAGTCCACCTTGTCCTACACCATTGCTGGTCACCCGAAGTACGAGGTCACCGAGGGCGAGGTGCTTCTCGATGGCGAGAACCTCCTCGACATGCCCGTTGACGAGCGCGCTCGCGCCGGCCTGTTTTTGGCCATGCAGTACCCCACCGAGGTGCCGGGCGTAAAGGTATCGCAGTTCATGCGCTCCGCCGTGACCTCTATCCGCGGCGAGGCCCCCAAGCTGCGCGAGTGGAATAAGGAACTTACTGAGGCTCGCGAGAACCTGAAGATTGATAAGTCCTTCATCTCCCGCTCCGTCAACGAGGGCTTTTCCGGTGGCGAGAAGAAGCGCCACGAGGTCATGCAGTTGGACATCCTAAAGCCCAAGTTCGCGGTCATGGATGAGACCGACTCCGGCTTGGACGTTGACGCGCTGCGCATTGTCTCTGATGGCATCAACCGCTACCAGGATGACACCAATGGCGGCATCCTGATGATTACCCACTACAAGCGCATCCTGAACTACGTGCAGCCTGATTTCGTGCACGTATTCGCTAACGGCCAGGTTGTGAAGACCGGCGGGGCCGAGCTGGCAGACCAGCTTGAGTCTGACGGCTACGACCAGTTCCTGCAGT
- the mptB gene encoding polyprenol phosphomannose-dependent alpha 1,6 mannosyltransferase MptB, which yields MKGKLRGVLESVKAELPRLGTAGSRSAQLHAEGTGAQAGDTRYDFITQAPEELQHTTVSQKRTFFILRWAGTVGSLLIAFGALGAGALPVVGNPYDNVPFGSLMSRMLQTSSALVMVGVGLLVTAWIFLAPFVGTPLRQARPGEPASDRSRRLVSPRQLWITWAGWIIPLIFTAPLFTQDIYSYLANGSIVAQGMDPYSAGPVQLLGAGNEFARSVPFIWANSPSPYGPVALGLAAIVSIITGNSIVLGVIAHRLLSIVGIIVAGWAITQLAQRCRVSPASALWLGILNPLTILHLVGGIHNESIMLGLSLLGMELGLRGIDKLGQDKRGAYVALIASGFFLSCAGMVKVTGFIGLGFIGMAYARHLHVQARVPRWRALFIAIAVQGAVLVVTIALISIITGINLGWITGQGGAATIRSWLSLSTATGVGAGFLGMFLGLGDHTDAILTITRSFGVLVAVAFMSRMLFATLRGYIHPVGGLGISTLVLVIFFPVVHPWYILWAVLPLAAWANRHIFRFSVVAYTGAMSFFVLPRGLGLPAGTVLSIYIAAACAFAVVVGVWWGAMRRHGIRVLN from the coding sequence ATGAAAGGGAAACTACGGGGAGTGCTCGAGAGCGTTAAGGCAGAATTGCCGCGCTTGGGCACCGCAGGTTCTCGTTCCGCGCAGCTGCACGCCGAAGGCACCGGCGCGCAAGCCGGGGATACTCGCTACGATTTCATCACCCAGGCGCCAGAGGAACTGCAGCACACCACGGTCTCCCAAAAGCGCACCTTTTTCATCTTGCGGTGGGCCGGAACCGTCGGTTCCCTCCTCATTGCCTTTGGCGCTTTGGGAGCAGGCGCACTGCCTGTAGTGGGCAACCCCTATGACAATGTGCCCTTCGGCTCCCTCATGTCGCGCATGCTGCAGACCTCGTCTGCGCTCGTCATGGTGGGCGTGGGGCTTTTAGTTACGGCCTGGATTTTCCTCGCCCCCTTCGTGGGCACCCCGCTGCGCCAGGCGCGACCCGGCGAGCCCGCCAGCGATCGCTCCCGCCGGCTGGTCTCCCCGCGCCAGCTGTGGATCACGTGGGCTGGGTGGATCATCCCCCTCATCTTTACCGCACCCTTATTTACCCAAGACATCTATTCTTATTTGGCCAATGGCTCCATCGTGGCCCAAGGGATGGATCCCTATTCCGCCGGCCCAGTTCAGCTCTTGGGCGCTGGCAACGAGTTCGCGCGCTCCGTTCCGTTTATCTGGGCGAATTCACCGTCACCATATGGGCCCGTTGCCTTGGGGCTGGCGGCCATCGTCAGCATCATCACCGGAAATTCCATTGTCTTAGGCGTCATCGCCCACCGCCTACTTTCCATCGTGGGCATCATCGTGGCCGGCTGGGCCATCACGCAGCTTGCTCAGCGATGCCGCGTCTCCCCTGCCTCCGCACTATGGCTCGGCATCTTGAACCCGCTGACCATCCTTCACCTCGTCGGCGGTATCCATAATGAATCCATCATGCTTGGATTGTCGTTACTGGGCATGGAGCTTGGATTAAGGGGCATCGATAAGCTGGGGCAGGATAAAAGAGGAGCCTACGTTGCGCTAATAGCCTCTGGCTTTTTCCTATCCTGCGCCGGAATGGTCAAGGTCACCGGCTTTATTGGGCTCGGCTTTATCGGCATGGCGTATGCCCGCCACCTGCACGTGCAGGCGCGCGTGCCGCGCTGGCGGGCCTTATTTATAGCCATTGCCGTGCAGGGCGCGGTGCTCGTAGTCACCATTGCGCTCATCAGTATCATCACGGGCATTAACCTCGGGTGGATTACCGGGCAAGGCGGAGCCGCCACGATTCGCTCCTGGCTTTCCCTATCCACGGCTACGGGAGTGGGCGCCGGTTTCCTCGGCATGTTTTTAGGCCTTGGGGACCACACCGATGCCATATTGACCATCACGCGCAGTTTCGGCGTCTTGGTCGCCGTCGCCTTCATGTCCCGCATGCTCTTTGCCACGCTGCGCGGATATATCCACCCCGTGGGCGGGCTGGGAATCTCTACCCTCGTGCTCGTTATCTTCTTCCCAGTGGTCCACCCGTGGTACATCCTCTGGGCCGTTTTGCCGTTGGCGGCGTGGGCGAACCGGCACATCTTCCGGTTTAGCGTCGTTGCCTATACCGGCGCGATGAGCTTTTTCGTCCTTCCGCGCGGCTTGGGCCTGCCCGCTGGGACGGTGCTTTCCATCTATATCGCCGCTGCCTGCGCTTTCGCCGTGGTAGTCGGAGTGTGGTGGGGTGCAATGCGCCGACACGGAATCCGTGTCTTAAACTAG
- a CDS encoding heme o synthase — protein METIKAYFALTKPRIIELLLVAAIPAMLQAQRGVEAVSENIWLIISTIFGGWMGAAAAHTFNNVVDYEIDQKMQRTRARPLVRATISKRNAAIFAWIMLVVSVLWLGILANSWLAAFFVILTNFFYVFVYTKFLKMRNAQNIVWGGLAGCMPAMVGWAVIRDNAPAGEPDRWWQAIVLFLIIFFWTPPHTWALAMKYKEDYRKAGVPMLPVVATEQEVTRQIVWYSVGTVIVTLLIVPAASWIYLIAAVTSGAVFLWLAIRLHQGVKKGAKVKPMRLFIYSNNYLSVLFIGLSIDAVIGWEPIGRMLGWSATLF, from the coding sequence TTGGAGACCATCAAGGCCTATTTTGCGCTAACGAAGCCGAGGATTATTGAACTCCTCCTCGTGGCCGCAATTCCGGCGATGCTCCAAGCGCAACGGGGCGTTGAGGCGGTTTCTGAAAATATCTGGCTCATCATTTCCACCATTTTCGGCGGATGGATGGGCGCTGCGGCCGCCCATACCTTTAATAACGTGGTCGATTATGAAATTGACCAAAAGATGCAACGCACCCGCGCGCGCCCACTTGTGCGCGCCACGATTTCGAAGCGGAACGCGGCGATCTTTGCTTGGATCATGCTCGTGGTGTCGGTGCTGTGGCTGGGCATCCTGGCAAATTCTTGGTTGGCGGCGTTCTTCGTCATCCTCACGAACTTTTTCTATGTATTCGTCTACACCAAGTTTTTGAAGATGCGCAATGCCCAAAACATCGTGTGGGGCGGTTTAGCGGGGTGCATGCCGGCCATGGTGGGTTGGGCAGTCATCCGCGATAACGCGCCGGCGGGAGAGCCCGACCGCTGGTGGCAGGCAATAGTCCTATTCCTCATCATCTTTTTCTGGACCCCGCCACATACCTGGGCCTTGGCCATGAAATACAAGGAAGATTACCGCAAGGCCGGGGTGCCGATGCTGCCGGTCGTGGCAACGGAACAAGAAGTAACCCGCCAAATCGTGTGGTATTCCGTTGGCACGGTCATCGTCACGCTGCTTATCGTTCCTGCGGCATCGTGGATTTACCTCATTGCCGCCGTAACATCTGGCGCGGTCTTCTTATGGCTAGCCATCCGCTTGCACCAAGGCGTAAAGAAAGGCGCAAAGGTAAAACCCATGCGCCTGTTTATCTATTCAAATAACTACCTGTCGGTACTCTTTATTGGCCTGTCCATCGATGCCGTCATAGGTTGGGAGCCAATCGGCCGGATGCTTGGTTGGTCCGCCACCCTGTTCTAA
- a CDS encoding ABC transporter permease, translated as MSATFSPGTFSPAPKRASAGAIIFAQGGMEAKLMLRHGEQQLLSIIIPLAILIGTARLESSTGHGLHEVFPMVLAVAATSAGFTGQAISLAFDRRYGALKRTGASGVPAWAIIGGKIIGVLTMVVFQILVLGATAFALGLRISAPGILLMIVSLIFGVAAFTAMGLVLGGTLSSEAVLALANLIWFILLAIVGWALYSQGLGDNGLLNIVPTVALAGALADASNSTFPGIELISLTAWLAVASYAAVRWFRFDG; from the coding sequence ATGAGCGCAACGTTTTCCCCCGGCACCTTCAGCCCGGCACCCAAACGAGCGAGTGCGGGCGCCATCATCTTTGCCCAAGGCGGCATGGAGGCCAAGCTCATGCTGCGCCACGGGGAGCAACAATTGCTCAGCATCATTATCCCGCTCGCCATCCTGATTGGGACCGCCCGCCTGGAATCATCTACCGGGCATGGGCTGCACGAGGTCTTTCCCATGGTGCTCGCGGTGGCGGCAACCTCGGCTGGTTTTACCGGGCAAGCCATTTCCCTGGCCTTTGACCGCCGCTACGGGGCCTTAAAGCGCACCGGCGCCTCCGGCGTGCCGGCGTGGGCGATCATTGGCGGCAAGATTATTGGCGTGCTGACGATGGTGGTATTCCAGATTCTCGTGCTCGGTGCCACGGCCTTTGCCTTGGGCCTGCGCATCAGTGCGCCCGGCATCCTGCTCATGATCGTCTCGCTCATTTTCGGCGTCGCCGCCTTTACCGCCATGGGTTTGGTGCTTGGCGGCACCCTTAGCTCTGAGGCCGTACTCGCGCTGGCGAACCTCATTTGGTTTATCCTGCTGGCGATCGTCGGCTGGGCCCTGTACTCCCAGGGCTTGGGCGATAATGGCCTGCTCAACATCGTGCCCACCGTGGCACTAGCGGGCGCGCTTGCCGATGCCTCCAATTCCACCTTTCCTGGCATCGAACTCATTTCCTTGACCGCGTGGCTAGCGGTGGCGTCGTATGCGGCCGTTCGTTGGTTCCGTTTCGACGGCTAA
- a CDS encoding ABC transporter ATP-binding protein, with product MNAIPAESPALSLDGVVKKFGPTAAVNGLSLSVAHGEIFCLLGPNGAGKSTTIEMSEGFIHPTTGSIKVLGLDPSTAPDRVREKVGIMLQGGGSYSGIRVLEMLELTARYNANPLPPEWLLETLGLQGVARTPYRRLSGGQQQRLSLALAVIGRPELVFLDEPTAGMDAQSRLAVWDLIRALKRDGVTVILTTHLMDEAESLADHIAIMDHGALVAQGTPAELTSQGEGAGFSFSANSAVDLDALQRIGIPTTASRPLHYRVSQPSSPELISALAAELARQGVLLRSLESHHRNLEEVFLDLTGRHLRS from the coding sequence GTGAATGCAATTCCAGCTGAAAGCCCCGCCCTGTCCTTGGATGGTGTGGTAAAGAAATTTGGCCCCACGGCAGCCGTCAATGGGCTCAGCCTAAGCGTTGCACACGGCGAAATATTTTGCCTGCTCGGCCCCAATGGTGCTGGTAAATCCACCACCATCGAAATGTCTGAAGGATTTATCCACCCCACCACCGGTTCCATTAAGGTCTTGGGCCTTGATCCAAGCACCGCGCCCGATAGGGTGCGCGAAAAGGTGGGAATCATGCTGCAAGGCGGCGGTTCTTATTCCGGCATCCGCGTGCTAGAGATGTTGGAATTGACCGCGCGCTATAACGCCAATCCTCTACCGCCGGAATGGCTGCTCGAAACGTTGGGCCTGCAAGGTGTTGCGCGCACGCCTTATCGGCGGCTTTCCGGCGGGCAGCAGCAGCGGCTATCGCTCGCGCTCGCGGTCATCGGCAGGCCAGAGCTAGTTTTCCTCGATGAACCCACCGCGGGCATGGACGCCCAATCCCGGCTCGCCGTGTGGGATTTGATCCGCGCCCTGAAGCGCGACGGGGTCACAGTGATATTGACCACCCACCTGATGGATGAGGCCGAATCGCTGGCAGATCACATCGCCATCATGGATCACGGCGCGCTCGTGGCACAGGGAACGCCGGCAGAACTTACCTCCCAGGGCGAGGGCGCCGGGTTTAGTTTTAGCGCCAACTCCGCAGTTGACCTGGACGCCTTGCAGCGAATTGGCATCCCCACGACCGCCTCGCGGCCGCTGCACTACAGGGTGAGCCAGCCCAGTTCGCCGGAACTGATTTCCGCCCTCGCCGCCGAGCTCGCCCGCCAAGGCGTGCTTTTGCGAAGCCTGGAATCCCACCACCGGAACCTCGAGGAAGTATTCCTCGACCTCACAGGCAGGCACTTGCGCAGTTGA
- the sufD gene encoding Fe-S cluster assembly protein SufD, whose amino-acid sequence MVASNEFNPDKITKGDVFTSTNVEDFPVPHGRDEVWRFVSLRKLRGLHNGEFAQAVAQDVKVSKHPGVSAETVDRDDERLGRVGKPSDRVAAQAWTSMPEGQVVTVDPEVQVEDPITITFTGKGEDVTSFGATSIEVGHHAEATVVLKYVGSGTHADNVEFILGDGAHLTVIVDVDWENDAVHLSNQVAQVGRDAVLRHNSAIFGGEVVRIVPRVNFTAPGGDAELLGVYFADSGQYFENRMLVDHSVPNCRSNVLYKGALQGEKKNEARTCWVGDVLIRSNAQGTDTYETNNNLILTDGARADAIPNLEIETGEITGAGHAATVGRFDDIELFYLMSRGIPEAEARRLIIRGFFNEVIHRIPVQSLSEELENRISEELEKISA is encoded by the coding sequence ATGGTCGCTTCGAACGAATTCAATCCGGATAAGATCACCAAGGGTGACGTCTTTACCTCTACCAACGTGGAGGATTTCCCGGTACCGCATGGCCGCGACGAGGTATGGCGCTTTGTTTCCCTGCGCAAGCTGCGGGGCCTGCACAACGGGGAATTTGCTCAAGCGGTTGCCCAGGACGTCAAGGTAAGCAAGCACCCAGGCGTTTCTGCGGAGACTGTAGACCGCGACGATGAGCGCCTTGGCCGCGTGGGCAAGCCTTCTGACCGCGTGGCCGCCCAGGCATGGACCTCCATGCCGGAAGGTCAAGTGGTAACCGTTGACCCTGAGGTGCAGGTGGAAGATCCCATCACCATTACCTTTACGGGCAAGGGCGAAGACGTGACCTCTTTCGGCGCCACCTCCATCGAGGTTGGCCACCATGCGGAGGCCACCGTTGTGCTGAAGTACGTCGGCTCTGGCACCCACGCGGATAACGTGGAATTCATCCTTGGCGATGGCGCACACCTGACCGTCATCGTGGACGTCGACTGGGAAAACGACGCGGTGCACCTGTCTAACCAGGTGGCCCAGGTGGGACGCGATGCCGTGCTGCGCCACAACTCCGCCATCTTCGGCGGCGAGGTCGTGCGCATTGTCCCGCGCGTGAACTTCACCGCTCCCGGCGGCGACGCCGAGCTGCTGGGCGTGTACTTCGCCGATTCTGGTCAGTACTTCGAAAACCGCATGCTCGTGGATCACTCGGTTCCGAATTGTCGCTCCAATGTCCTGTACAAGGGCGCATTGCAGGGTGAGAAGAAGAACGAGGCTCGTACCTGCTGGGTAGGAGACGTGCTTATCCGCTCCAACGCACAGGGCACCGATACCTATGAGACGAATAATAACCTCATCCTCACGGACGGTGCGCGCGCAGACGCCATTCCGAACCTGGAGATTGAGACCGGTGAAATCACCGGCGCCGGCCACGCCGCAACGGTTGGCCGCTTTGACGATATCGAACTGTTCTACCTGATGTCGCGCGGTATTCCGGAGGCAGAGGCTCGTCGCCTCATCATTCGTGGCTTCTTCAACGAGGTCATCCACCGCATTCCGGTGCAATCCCTGTCCGAGGAACTGGAAAACCGCATTTCTGAAGAACTGGAAAAGATCTCCGCTTAA
- a CDS encoding COX15/CtaA family protein, with protein sequence MHLVNYWTRTKRFFKEAVPTVEQQRLIALILIFCQGGITVSGSIVRVTGSGLGCPTWPQCQPGSLVPVEGAAPAIHQVIEFGNRLLTFVDSAAAGAAVIAMYMACRRPELRIYAWLNVAGIVLQAVIGGISVHLDLRWWSVALHFLPSMVLVWLACMLYARIKEPDDGTAQPRFPQAIRIIAVIATIALSVVLITGTMVTGSGVHSGDSGVGMEGRLDVDTESMAIAHAMCMYVYLIFTAITVFLLYKHRAPQETKKAGWVLIVCILIQWAVGVLQFYLGVPRWTVPFHIGMSAVVTGFTALLWAHGRHRVGGTPDLISGSPAGDDKYAVRQQSLNEERAAV encoded by the coding sequence ATGCACCTTGTGAATTACTGGACCAGAACTAAACGCTTTTTTAAAGAAGCCGTCCCTACCGTGGAGCAACAGCGCCTCATCGCGCTGATCCTGATCTTCTGCCAAGGCGGCATCACCGTATCTGGTTCCATCGTCCGCGTCACCGGTTCCGGCCTGGGTTGCCCCACCTGGCCCCAATGCCAGCCTGGTTCCTTGGTGCCGGTAGAGGGCGCAGCACCGGCAATCCACCAGGTCATTGAGTTTGGCAACCGCCTGCTCACCTTTGTTGATTCCGCCGCCGCCGGCGCGGCAGTCATCGCCATGTATATGGCGTGCCGCCGCCCTGAGCTCAGGATCTATGCATGGCTGAACGTGGCCGGCATCGTCCTGCAGGCCGTCATCGGCGGCATCTCCGTGCACCTGGATCTGCGCTGGTGGTCCGTGGCGCTTCACTTCCTGCCTTCCATGGTGCTGGTGTGGCTTGCCTGCATGCTGTATGCCCGCATCAAAGAACCCGATGATGGCACCGCCCAGCCGCGGTTCCCGCAGGCAATTCGCATTATCGCCGTCATCGCGACCATCGCCCTATCGGTTGTCCTGATTACCGGCACCATGGTGACCGGTTCCGGCGTGCATTCCGGCGACTCCGGAGTGGGAATGGAAGGCCGCTTGGATGTGGATACCGAGTCCATGGCCATCGCCCACGCCATGTGCATGTACGTCTACCTCATCTTTACCGCCATCACCGTCTTCCTGTTGTACAAGCACCGCGCGCCGCAGGAGACCAAGAAGGCCGGGTGGGTCCTTATCGTCTGCATCCTCATCCAGTGGGCCGTGGGCGTCTTGCAGTTCTACCTGGGCGTGCCTCGGTGGACGGTCCCCTTCCACATCGGTATGTCCGCCGTGGTCACCGGCTTTACCGCCCTGCTCTGGGCACACGGGCGCCACCGCGTCGGCGGCACGCCAGACCTCATCTCAGGCTCTCCCGCAGGCGACGATAAATACGCCGTTCGCCAGCAATCACTAAATGAGGAACGCGCCGCCGTCTAG
- a CDS encoding quinone oxidoreductase family protein: MHAIQITETGGPEVLRYAEVPAPTPTEDEVLVDVIVAGVNYIDTYYREGIYNAQMPFIPGFEGTGRVVHDPKGEIAEGSLVAWHHAFGSYAEQVCVPRNGLVAVPDDFPTEIAASMLLQGMTAHFLSHGVYELGEGATCLITAGAGGVGQLLTQMASSLGATVYTVVSTDEKEEISYKCGADHVFRYSDGLGEQVRRFNGGRGVDVVYDGVGQSTFFESLEAVRPRGTVALFGAASGPVEPIDPQLLNKHGSIFLTRPSLGAWTAQEGEFQMRAQAVVQAVMDGDLKFNVSASYPLEEAEQAHRDLQSRSTTGSIVLRVKQD; the protein is encoded by the coding sequence ATGCATGCTATCCAGATCACAGAAACGGGCGGGCCGGAAGTCCTGCGCTACGCCGAGGTTCCTGCGCCCACGCCCACTGAGGACGAAGTCTTAGTCGATGTCATCGTAGCGGGCGTGAACTATATCGATACCTATTACCGCGAGGGTATCTATAACGCCCAGATGCCTTTTATCCCTGGCTTTGAGGGAACGGGGCGCGTTGTCCACGATCCCAAGGGAGAAATTGCGGAAGGCTCCCTGGTGGCATGGCACCACGCCTTTGGCTCCTATGCCGAGCAGGTCTGCGTGCCCCGGAACGGCCTTGTCGCCGTACCGGATGATTTCCCCACCGAGATCGCTGCCTCCATGCTGCTACAGGGCATGACCGCCCACTTCCTTTCCCACGGCGTGTATGAGCTTGGCGAAGGCGCTACCTGCCTCATTACCGCTGGTGCGGGCGGCGTGGGCCAGCTCTTGACCCAAATGGCGTCCTCTTTGGGCGCAACTGTTTATACGGTCGTTTCCACCGATGAAAAGGAAGAGATCTCGTACAAGTGCGGCGCCGACCACGTCTTCCGTTACAGCGATGGTCTGGGCGAGCAGGTTCGCCGGTTTAATGGCGGACGGGGCGTCGATGTGGTCTATGACGGCGTGGGCCAATCCACCTTCTTCGAATCGCTCGAGGCCGTTCGCCCGCGCGGCACTGTTGCACTCTTTGGCGCCGCTTCTGGCCCTGTTGAGCCCATCGATCCCCAGCTGCTTAATAAGCATGGCTCCATCTTCTTGACCCGGCCTTCGCTCGGCGCGTGGACGGCGCAAGAGGGCGAATTCCAGATGCGCGCGCAAGCGGTCGTCCAGGCCGTGATGGACGGAGACCTCAAGTTCAACGTATCGGCCTCCTACCCCTTGGAAGAAGCAGAGCAGGCCCACCGCGACCTACAATCGCGCAGCACCACCGGTTCTATTGTTCTGCGGGTAAAGCAGGATTAA